Proteins from one Flavobacterium branchiarum genomic window:
- a CDS encoding ion channel, whose product MSILKKINTKAETDKNSGFGTNSNNYGGRFVNKDGSPNIEKRGMHVLRRISWYHTMIDMPAWKFMLILFSFYIAINFIFAIAYYAIGIEHLDGIVASQSEWAKFGQAYFFSAQTFTTVGYGHISPTGFLTSSLSAAEALIGLLSFAIATGLFFGRFSRPTAFLKFSHNALISPYGDHKALMIRLVPFKNTNFTDAEAKITLGISVEEDGVKTNKFYSLELELKQINALTLSWTLVHPITEKSPLYKFTKDDFTAIHGEILVFIKTFDDTYSNTVAARTSYTFKEVIYGAKFETMYNRNGNNTKTILHLDKLNSHQTVNFE is encoded by the coding sequence ATGTCAATACTAAAAAAGATAAATACTAAAGCCGAAACCGACAAGAATTCCGGTTTTGGGACTAACTCTAACAATTACGGAGGCCGTTTTGTAAATAAGGATGGTTCTCCAAATATTGAAAAAAGAGGAATGCATGTATTACGTCGTATTAGCTGGTATCACACTATGATAGATATGCCAGCTTGGAAGTTCATGCTTATCTTATTCTCTTTTTATATTGCTATAAATTTCATTTTTGCAATTGCTTATTACGCAATTGGAATAGAACATCTTGACGGAATTGTCGCCTCACAAAGCGAATGGGCAAAATTTGGGCAAGCCTATTTTTTTAGTGCACAAACATTCACAACGGTAGGCTATGGACACATTAGTCCAACCGGTTTTTTAACCAGTTCTCTATCGGCCGCCGAAGCTTTAATAGGTTTACTGAGCTTTGCCATAGCAACTGGACTCTTTTTCGGAAGATTTAGTAGACCAACAGCATTTCTTAAATTCTCCCATAACGCTTTAATTAGCCCTTATGGAGATCACAAAGCTTTAATGATTCGACTTGTTCCTTTTAAAAACACAAATTTTACAGATGCTGAAGCAAAAATCACCTTAGGGATCAGTGTTGAAGAAGACGGAGTAAAAACAAACAAGTTCTATTCACTTGAATTAGAATTAAAGCAAATCAACGCCCTAACATTAAGCTGGACATTAGTACATCCCATAACAGAAAAAAGTCCGTTATATAAATTCACAAAAGATGACTTCACCGCTATCCATGGAGAAATATTGGTATTCATTAAAACATTTGATGACACGTATAGCAATACTGTAGCTGCAAGAACCTCATACACCTTCAAAGAGGTTATATACGGCGCTAAATTTGAAACAATGTACAATCGCAATGGAAACAACACTAAAACCATATTACACCTAGACAAGCTCAACTCTCATCAGACTGTCAATTTTGAATAA
- a CDS encoding tetratricopeptide repeat protein: protein MKQSLLILLFLTSSISWSQSGSDYFDQALRKAENGNTKGAIVDYTKAIKLKANFTEAYQNRGVAKLKLNDTKGALEDFNKTIELDPMNADAFTGRANVNYKLKDFQAAIKDCTSSIALNPKDYIAYNLRGTCYTQIQDKKNACKDFTKAIELGSQSASKNKATFCK from the coding sequence ATGAAACAATCATTACTTATTTTATTATTCTTAACAAGCAGCATAAGCTGGAGCCAATCTGGATCTGATTATTTTGATCAAGCCTTGAGAAAAGCCGAAAATGGAAATACAAAAGGCGCAATAGTTGATTACACCAAAGCCATTAAGCTAAAAGCAAACTTCACAGAAGCATATCAGAACAGAGGTGTTGCCAAACTAAAATTAAACGACACTAAAGGGGCTCTTGAAGACTTTAATAAAACAATTGAATTAGACCCTATGAATGCAGATGCATTTACCGGAAGAGCCAACGTAAATTATAAATTAAAAGATTTTCAAGCAGCAATTAAAGACTGTACTTCATCGATTGCCTTAAATCCTAAAGATTATATAGCCTACAATCTAAGAGGTACTTGTTACACTCAAATTCAAGACAAGAAAAATGCTTGCAAAGATTTCACCAAAGCAATAGAATTAGGCAGTCAAAGTGCTAGCAAAAACAAAGCTACTTTTTGTAAATAA
- a CDS encoding shikimate kinase — translation MKKIVLLGYMGCGKSTIAQKLSKIVEIPFLDLDKCIENKVDLTINEIFETHGEIYFRKLEHETFVELLQSPEEMIIGLGGGTPCYANNHELLNKEGVLSVYLKASIDTLYGRLLNNKSKRPLIADKNEAEMREFIATHLFERSFYYNQAKYKVSVDERTIEETVSDILKVLA, via the coding sequence ATGAAAAAAATAGTGTTATTAGGGTATATGGGTTGCGGTAAGTCAACAATTGCTCAGAAATTATCAAAAATCGTAGAAATCCCTTTTTTGGATTTAGATAAATGCATCGAAAATAAGGTTGATTTAACCATAAATGAAATTTTTGAGACCCATGGAGAGATTTATTTTAGAAAATTAGAGCATGAAACATTTGTAGAATTGCTTCAATCTCCCGAAGAAATGATTATAGGTCTAGGAGGAGGGACACCTTGTTATGCTAATAATCATGAATTGCTAAATAAAGAAGGTGTGTTATCTGTTTATTTAAAAGCATCAATCGATACTTTATATGGACGCCTGCTTAATAATAAAAGTAAACGTCCACTTATTGCTGATAAAAATGAAGCGGAGATGAGAGAATTTATAGCAACACATCTTTTTGAAAGAAGTTTCTATTACAATCAAGCTAAATATAAGGTAAGTGTAGATGAGAGAACAATAGAGGAAACAGTTTCTGATATCCTTAAGGTTTTAGCTTAG
- a CDS encoding phosphoribosyltransferase family protein, which translates to MSKNIILTNQEIEHKIKRIAYQIYETFVEDDEIVIAGIATNGFIFAEKLAKALESISSIKVSLCEVQVNKQKPESPINTSLTKDQYTNKGLVLVDDVLNSGTTLIYAVRHFLDVPLKKFKTAVLVDRNHKKYPVKADFKGISLSTSLLEHVQVVFDDNNNNYAFLS; encoded by the coding sequence ATGAGCAAGAACATCATCTTAACAAACCAAGAAATAGAACATAAAATTAAACGTATCGCCTATCAAATATATGAAACCTTTGTAGAGGACGATGAAATTGTAATTGCTGGAATTGCAACTAACGGATTTATTTTTGCTGAAAAACTAGCAAAAGCACTTGAATCTATCTCTTCTATTAAAGTATCTCTTTGCGAAGTACAAGTAAACAAACAAAAACCCGAGTCTCCTATAAACACTTCACTAACCAAAGATCAATACACAAACAAAGGATTAGTTCTTGTTGATGACGTATTAAACTCTGGCACTACATTAATATACGCTGTTCGTCATTTTCTGGACGTTCCGCTAAAGAAATTCAAAACAGCTGTTCTTGTAGACAGAAATCACAAAAAATACCCGGTAAAAGCAGATTTCAAAGGCATATCCCTTTCAACTTCGTTACTAGAACACGTACAGGTTGTATTTGATGACAACAATAACAATTATGCCTTCCTAAGCTAA
- a CDS encoding RNA-binding S4 domain-containing protein — translation MRIDKYLWCVRYYKTRNLVTEACKKNHVTVNGQVAKPSKEVFPTDKITFRKDQITQIITVLDIPENRVGAKLVDIYRKNETPAEAYAHLELLKLSKEHYRKNGTGRPTKKDRRDIDEFGNDISSDEDESE, via the coding sequence ATGAGAATAGATAAATACCTATGGTGCGTGCGCTATTACAAGACTCGAAATTTGGTCACCGAGGCATGCAAGAAGAACCACGTTACTGTGAATGGCCAAGTTGCGAAACCTTCGAAGGAGGTTTTTCCGACTGATAAAATTACATTTCGAAAAGATCAAATTACTCAAATCATAACTGTGCTAGATATTCCCGAAAACAGAGTTGGCGCAAAACTTGTTGACATATATAGAAAGAACGAAACTCCAGCCGAAGCATATGCTCATTTGGAATTGCTAAAACTATCTAAAGAACATTACCGAAAAAACGGAACCGGAAGACCTACCAAAAAAGACCGTAGAGATATTGACGAATTCGGAAATGACATTTCTAGCGACGAAGACGAATCTGAATAA
- a CDS encoding FKBP-type peptidylprolyl isomerase — protein sequence MNKIKYYFILTVASVSLFSCSKSDSASVEPLRDYTVQYKADIADIKDYLEANTFTVTDAPGTPEDQDIKIVPKTKPEEKSIMSYLDSPTFPSLRSKIVKLHGIEYTMYFLMLREGVGESPCSVDGVLTSYKGTYLYRKPAVSETEPSVVTAFPFEEVVFPQDFFNMYTLAVKGWGETFPNFKAGTIGGVVNGVPQYNDFGAGVMFLPSGLAYYGSGSAAIPAYAPLIFSFKLYAIKRLDHDGDGILSYLEDDGDGYLRDMRNKTDYPGNDMNPDDTDKDGIPDFLDIDDDGDGIATKVEIKNPNTGEPYPFDLIPVCTPSGFKNYLDPSCYPGSK from the coding sequence ATGAACAAAATTAAATATTATTTTATTTTAACAGTTGCGTCAGTCTCTTTATTTTCTTGTTCGAAAAGCGATTCTGCATCTGTAGAGCCTCTGAGGGATTATACAGTGCAGTATAAGGCGGATATTGCTGATATTAAAGATTATTTAGAAGCAAATACTTTTACAGTTACTGATGCGCCTGGTACTCCAGAAGATCAGGATATAAAAATTGTACCGAAAACAAAGCCAGAAGAGAAAAGTATAATGTCTTATTTGGATAGTCCGACTTTTCCAAGTTTGAGATCTAAGATCGTAAAGTTACATGGTATCGAATATACGATGTATTTTTTGATGCTTCGTGAAGGGGTTGGAGAATCACCATGTAGTGTTGATGGGGTTTTGACTTCTTATAAAGGAACATATTTGTATAGAAAACCTGCTGTGTCAGAAACAGAACCTTCTGTTGTTACGGCTTTTCCGTTTGAAGAAGTGGTTTTTCCGCAAGATTTTTTTAATATGTATACTTTAGCTGTTAAAGGATGGGGGGAGACTTTTCCAAATTTTAAAGCTGGTACTATAGGTGGGGTTGTAAATGGAGTTCCTCAGTATAATGATTTTGGTGCAGGAGTTATGTTTTTGCCTTCTGGTTTAGCTTATTACGGGAGTGGTAGTGCTGCGATACCAGCTTATGCTCCTTTGATTTTTAGTTTTAAATTGTATGCGATAAAGCGTTTGGATCATGATGGTGATGGAATCTTGTCTTATCTAGAGGATGATGGAGATGGGTATTTAAGAGATATGCGTAATAAGACAGATTATCCGGGTAATGATATGAATCCTGATGATACAGATAAGGATGGGATTCCAGACTTCTTAGATATCGATGATGATGGAGATGGTATCGCAACGAAAGTTGAAATTAAAAATCCGAATACGGGTGAGCCTTATCCGTTTGATCTTATTCCAGTATGTACTCCTTCAGGGTTTAAAAATTATTTAGATCCTTCTTGTTATCCTGGTAGTAAATAA
- a CDS encoding LytR/AlgR family response regulator transcription factor: protein MKFKCIIVDDEPPATRILKNYIEKVSFLEEIGIFNDSLKALEFINSNKIDVVFLDIQMPQLTGLQLSKIISKDVKIIFTTAYPDFALEGYEINAVDYLLKPIAFERFYQAVSKLKPDSKTEPTNTNTTPEFAFIKTDGKNKFQKMLLSEILYIESLQNYVCIHTSKQQIITHSSLKNIIKSLPENDFIQIHKSYVVAFKQIESTDSFSVFINTKELPIGATYKDAFFSHIDKNKI from the coding sequence ATGAAATTCAAATGCATAATTGTTGATGACGAACCACCTGCAACACGTATTTTAAAAAACTATATTGAGAAAGTGTCTTTCCTCGAAGAAATCGGAATTTTTAATGATTCATTAAAAGCTTTAGAATTTATAAACTCCAATAAAATTGATGTAGTTTTTTTAGACATACAAATGCCTCAATTAACAGGCTTGCAACTTTCTAAAATTATTTCTAAAGATGTCAAAATCATTTTCACAACCGCTTACCCTGATTTCGCATTAGAAGGCTATGAAATAAATGCAGTTGACTATTTACTAAAACCAATTGCCTTTGAACGTTTTTATCAAGCCGTATCAAAATTAAAACCTGATTCTAAAACTGAGCCTACAAATACCAATACTACGCCTGAATTTGCTTTTATAAAAACTGATGGTAAAAATAAATTTCAAAAAATGCTTCTAAGCGAAATACTTTATATCGAAAGTCTACAGAATTACGTTTGCATTCATACTTCAAAACAACAAATTATTACTCACTCTTCTTTAAAAAACATAATTAAGTCTTTACCCGAAAATGATTTTATTCAAATTCACAAATCTTACGTAGTTGCTTTTAAACAAATTGAATCTACTGATAGTTTTTCTGTTTTTATAAACACGAAAGAACTACCGATTGGAGCTACCTATAAAGATGCTTTTTTCAGTCATATTGATAAAAATAAGATATAA
- a CDS encoding sensor histidine kinase gives MKLKIPFYYHIILFLGLFLIFNLWTIGVNNQKLESLFNKTYFLFNIGYILAIFIVYLLNFYFFCSWFLNKKKLLLYIISIPISLIIFSGLRYFFQEVIVYEITGIHNYVETSRNTAYYIRDNFFFGLPSIFLSSLSFLFWQFQETQKQNQKLLFENKKAEFQMLKSQVSPHFLFNTLNSFYSQLIGKDDNIASDILTLSDLLRYVITETDKEEVLLTKEIQFINNYIHLQQKRFEDQLNLDFAIKGDYTSETILPSVLIHFIENVFKHGKLNDINKKAIILILIKKESLEITTFNYFIESENYSSTGIGFKNLIKRLEYTYSDKFTLNKTSENNTFKTYLRIPLKNSL, from the coding sequence ATGAAGTTAAAAATCCCGTTTTACTATCACATTATTTTATTTTTAGGATTATTTCTAATATTTAACTTATGGACTATCGGAGTAAACAACCAAAAATTAGAATCCCTTTTTAATAAAACTTACTTCTTATTTAACATTGGATACATACTAGCAATATTTATTGTTTATCTTCTTAATTTTTACTTTTTTTGTAGCTGGTTTTTAAATAAGAAAAAATTATTATTATACATTATAAGTATCCCAATCTCATTAATAATCTTTTCAGGATTACGTTACTTTTTTCAAGAGGTTATTGTATATGAAATTACAGGAATACATAATTATGTAGAAACATCAAGAAATACAGCATACTACATAAGGGATAACTTTTTCTTTGGATTACCTTCAATATTCCTTAGTTCTTTAAGTTTTTTATTTTGGCAGTTTCAAGAAACACAAAAACAAAATCAAAAATTACTATTCGAGAATAAGAAAGCCGAATTTCAGATGCTAAAATCACAAGTAAGTCCACATTTCCTATTCAATACATTAAACTCATTTTACAGCCAGTTAATAGGAAAAGATGACAACATTGCCTCCGACATCTTAACACTATCAGATTTACTTCGTTATGTGATTACAGAAACCGATAAAGAAGAAGTTTTACTCACAAAAGAAATTCAATTTATAAATAACTACATTCATTTACAGCAAAAAAGATTTGAAGATCAACTTAATTTAGATTTCGCGATTAAAGGAGATTATACATCCGAAACAATTCTTCCATCTGTATTAATTCATTTTATAGAAAATGTTTTTAAACACGGAAAACTAAACGATATAAATAAGAAAGCAATTATATTGATACTCATTAAAAAAGAATCCTTAGAGATAACTACCTTTAATTACTTTATTGAAAGCGAAAATTATTCTTCAACTGGGATTGGCTTTAAAAATCTAATCAAGCGATTAGAATACACCTATAGCGATAAATTTACCTTAAATAAAACATCAGAAAACAATACCTTTAAAACTTACCTAAGAATACCTTTAAAAAACAGTCTATGA